In Nostoc sp. PCC 7120 = FACHB-418, the genomic stretch TCAAGCTTTCAGGCTTTGATAGTCAGGAGCAATGTTTCGTCTACAGTATCTACGCCTAATACTATTACTCACTCTTTTTCTTTCCACAGAGGGAACACTTGTTTATTCTCACTAGCTGCAATAGAGATAGCCTACCGTCATCTGCAATATTGTGACCAAACAAGTTAACGCTCAACACACTCACTCCAGTTTCTTACCTGATATTTCCTCTAGGCGCATTTTGCTAGTTGAGGATGAGCCTGACATTGCCGAGTTGCTAATTGTTCTTTTAGAAGCTGAAGGTGCAGAGGTGATAACTTTTCACGATGCAGAAACAGCACTTGCCCAAATCGAATCACTAAGGCCCGATATTCTCTTATGCAATGTCAAGTTACCCCATCATGATGGACATTGGTTAGTTAAAAAGCTTCGTTTGCATTCCTGCTCTTTTTTACAACATCTGCCTGCTATTGCCATCACTTCTTATACACGGGATTTTCCCATGTCTTTGGCTT encodes the following:
- a CDS encoding response regulator, giving the protein MTKQVNAQHTHSSFLPDISSRRILLVEDEPDIAELLIVLLEAEGAEVITFHDAETALAQIESLRPDILLCNVKLPHHDGHWLVKKLRLHSCSFLQHLPAIAITSYTRDFPMSLALNAGFDRCLSKIENLDQIVSKISELLSDHP